Proteins found in one Candidatus Poribacteria bacterium genomic segment:
- the hflX gene encoding GTPase HflX has translation MPELYDTRAPNPPSRAILVGIKLRNTLMHETEESLQELQQLTETAGIEVVATTIQPRNVPNPTYFIGEGKVEDELKPLVAELDADAIIFDEELSPAQNRNLERALEVATIDRTGLILQVFAQRALTKEARLQVALAQLEYALPRLTRMWTHLSRLATGGGGGRHLRGPGETQLEMDRRWVRRNIAHVRKALDAVEKQRHVQRRNRSEKIKVSLVGYTNAGKSTLFNRLTGETVLAEDKLFATLDSTTRKLDLPQKQQILLSDTVGFIKKLPHQLVAAFKATLEEVLEADLLLHVIDISHPEAEAQIAAVNVVLEELKATDMPMFMVFNKIDRLKSDDEGLHILQCQYPEALPISAQRGDGVPALIEALAQRFAERGTDISLSIPYTEGKALDLLHKHGIVLDTEYAAEAVHVKARLPNRYLKSVSQFLVSSPNFKNERH, from the coding sequence ATGCCAGAACTTTACGATACCCGGGCACCGAATCCGCCCTCACGTGCGATATTGGTAGGGATAAAACTCCGAAATACCTTGATGCACGAGACCGAAGAATCGTTGCAAGAACTCCAGCAACTCACAGAGACTGCTGGTATTGAGGTGGTTGCTACGACAATTCAACCCCGTAATGTGCCAAATCCAACGTATTTCATTGGTGAAGGGAAGGTTGAAGACGAACTCAAGCCCCTCGTTGCAGAGTTAGACGCAGACGCAATTATCTTTGATGAGGAGCTATCACCCGCGCAGAATCGGAATCTTGAACGAGCACTTGAGGTCGCCACGATTGACCGGACAGGACTCATTCTTCAGGTTTTTGCGCAACGCGCACTCACCAAAGAAGCACGCTTACAAGTCGCATTGGCGCAACTCGAATACGCACTCCCACGCCTCACTCGGATGTGGACACACCTCTCACGACTTGCGACAGGTGGCGGCGGGGGTAGACACCTCCGGGGTCCCGGTGAAACGCAGCTTGAAATGGATAGACGCTGGGTTCGTAGGAACATCGCACATGTGAGAAAGGCACTGGATGCCGTTGAAAAACAGCGTCATGTGCAACGGCGAAATCGGTCCGAAAAAATCAAAGTATCTCTCGTGGGATATACCAATGCAGGGAAATCAACCCTATTTAACCGACTGACAGGCGAAACCGTTTTGGCTGAAGACAAGTTGTTCGCAACTTTAGATTCTACCACGCGGAAGTTGGATTTGCCGCAAAAGCAACAAATTCTGTTGAGCGACACCGTCGGATTTATCAAGAAATTACCACACCAGTTAGTTGCTGCATTCAAGGCGACGCTCGAAGAAGTCTTAGAGGCAGATCTTTTGCTACATGTTATTGACATCAGTCATCCAGAAGCAGAGGCACAGATAGCCGCTGTGAACGTAGTCCTTGAAGAATTGAAGGCTACCGACATGCCGATGTTCATGGTTTTCAATAAAATCGATAGGCTCAAAAGTGATGATGAGGGTTTGCACATCTTACAGTGCCAATATCCCGAGGCACTCCCTATCTCCGCGCAACGCGGCGATGGCGTTCCAGCGTTAATAGAGGCTTTGGCACAGCGTTTTGCCGAACGTGGCACGGACATCTCTCTCTCTATTCCTTATACGGAAGGAAAGGCACTCGATTTACTGCATAAGCACGGCATAGTGCTTGATACTGAATACGCAGCGGAAGCCGTTCATGTCAAGGCACGCTTGCCGAATCGCTATCTTAAATCGGTTTCTCAATTTTTGGTTTCTTCCCCAAACTTTAAGAATGAAAGGCATTGA
- a CDS encoding DUF1449 family protein yields the protein MIEFLNYLIVSYNVWFTAPLAIVFLLALFRLVTGAMDFGDVDADVDMDADIDADADVDADIDTGSQGPSFGDVFGFLNVGRVPLMIVLMSLFVTWGIFGLIANAFLNIPGNPHRVWISCIIAFFCCFLGTRYISIALSKLFPESEKAINDVQLLGLSGRVISGQITTTFGTARVQVPDGPELTVSCRVEPDGITPVKGDTVILINYDGTKRIFDVKKSEMDLR from the coding sequence ATGATAGAATTCCTGAATTATCTCATCGTTTCGTATAACGTCTGGTTTACAGCCCCTTTAGCGATTGTGTTCCTCCTGGCACTCTTTCGACTCGTTACTGGAGCGATGGATTTCGGGGATGTGGACGCAGATGTTGATATGGATGCTGACATCGACGCGGACGCAGATGTAGATGCTGATATAGACACAGGCTCTCAGGGTCCCTCGTTTGGGGATGTGTTTGGGTTTCTGAACGTTGGCAGGGTCCCTCTGATGATTGTTCTGATGTCGCTATTTGTGACGTGGGGAATTTTTGGGCTCATCGCGAACGCGTTTCTCAACATCCCTGGGAATCCACATCGAGTTTGGATATCGTGTATCATTGCGTTTTTCTGTTGTTTCTTGGGAACTCGGTATATCTCTATCGCGCTTTCAAAATTGTTCCCAGAGAGCGAAAAAGCCATCAATGATGTCCAACTACTCGGTTTAAGTGGGCGCGTCATTAGTGGGCAGATCACAACCACTTTTGGGACGGCTCGCGTCCAAGTTCCGGACGGACCGGAATTAACTGTCAGTTGCCGTGTCGAACCAGACGGAATCACGCCTGTCAAAGGGGATACTGTCATTCTCATAAATTATGACGGGACCAAACGAATCTTTGATGTAAAAAAAAGCGAAATGGATCTGCGATAA
- the smpB gene encoding SsrA-binding protein SmpB, which produces MMKNGKNSTTPMITVNRKARYDYHLRDRYEAGVVLQGTEVKSIRAGRLNLADSYAQITEGEVFLIDAHIGPYEHGNMENHEPKRKRKLLLHRREITKLERSIRSKGMTIVPTRAYFSNGKVKLELAVAMGKRLYDKRDKLEREATASEIRAYN; this is translated from the coding sequence ATGATGAAAAATGGCAAAAATTCCACAACTCCCATGATCACTGTGAACCGAAAAGCGCGGTATGATTATCACCTGCGCGATCGGTATGAAGCCGGTGTCGTTCTCCAAGGGACCGAAGTGAAATCAATTCGCGCAGGACGGCTCAACTTGGCAGACAGTTACGCACAGATAACAGAGGGTGAGGTGTTCCTGATCGATGCCCATATCGGTCCTTATGAACATGGGAATATGGAAAACCACGAGCCGAAGCGGAAACGGAAACTCTTATTGCATCGGCGAGAGATCACTAAACTTGAACGTTCAATCCGTTCCAAGGGTATGACGATCGTTCCGACGCGAGCGTATTTTAGCAACGGTAAGGTGAAACTGGAGTTAGCCGTTGCTATGGGTAAGCGACTTTACGATAAACGCGATAAACTTGAGCGTGAAGCGACGGCGAGTGAGATTCGGGCATACAATTGA
- a CDS encoding sugar phosphate isomerase/epimerase: MKIGVTQIILGGMSLDDTLSLCQDAGYDAVELIFGEGQDTDINMSDTELRGIAAKCEDAGIEISSITAGYADRGNLLSLDATQREKGAVSLARGLEVAGALGVGGILLHPGQLTVEGTYQQVWDNLVSVLKALAPSAETHQVAIGLENVWNKFLLSPKEMRDIIDEIDSDWVGTYLDTANMMAYGYPEHWIRELAHRIKRVHFKDFSRGAHQFVNLLDGDTDWQAVMEAFRAIGYDGYVIHEVGGDRDAQIDLAKRMREIVAM, translated from the coding sequence ATGAAGATAGGCGTCACCCAAATTATCCTCGGCGGTATGTCCTTGGACGATACACTCTCCCTCTGTCAAGATGCCGGTTACGATGCCGTTGAACTCATTTTCGGTGAAGGACAAGACACCGACATCAATATGAGCGATACGGAGTTACGCGGCATCGCTGCCAAGTGTGAGGATGCAGGTATTGAAATCAGTAGTATCACGGCAGGCTACGCCGACCGCGGGAATTTGCTCAGTTTGGATGCCACGCAGCGCGAAAAAGGCGCAGTCTCTCTCGCCCGCGGGTTGGAAGTCGCTGGTGCCCTCGGGGTCGGTGGGATTTTACTGCATCCTGGACAATTGACTGTTGAGGGGACCTACCAGCAAGTCTGGGATAACCTCGTGAGTGTCCTGAAGGCACTCGCACCTTCCGCGGAAACACACCAGGTCGCAATCGGGCTTGAGAACGTCTGGAACAAATTCCTGCTGAGTCCGAAAGAGATGCGCGATATTATAGATGAAATAGACAGCGATTGGGTAGGGACGTATCTCGATACAGCGAATATGATGGCTTATGGTTACCCGGAACATTGGATCCGTGAACTCGCACATCGTATCAAGCGGGTGCACTTCAAGGATTTCTCTCGCGGCGCACACCAGTTTGTCAATCTCTTAGATGGCGATACGGATTGGCAAGCGGTGATGGAGGCGTTCCGTGCTATCGGGTACGATGGCTATGTTATCCACGAAGTCGGTGGCGATAGAGACGCACAGATTGACCTCGCGAAGCGGATGCGTGAGATCGTTGCGATGTAA